One window of the Salvia miltiorrhiza cultivar Shanhuang (shh) chromosome 6, IMPLAD_Smil_shh, whole genome shotgun sequence genome contains the following:
- the LOC130990293 gene encoding uncharacterized protein LOC130990293 isoform X2, protein MGTVIDSHFLALTAIVTVAYQFFFFVITALLKFDKVTDFAGSTNFVILAILTLIVNGSWHFRQVILSLLVVMWGLRLGIFLLMRILQWGEDRRFDEMRENLAKLAVFWIFQAVWVWTVSLPVTFVNASNRNPSLQAADIIGWIIWSVGILVEATADQQKLTFKNSPDNRGKWCDVGVWKYSRHPNYFGEIFLWWGIFVAATPVLKNAEWLVILGPIFLTLLLLFVSGIPLLEESADKKYGNIPAYRHYKRKTSPLILLPPALYGNMPGWFKTTFLFEFPLYSRGLPQETWLLCT, encoded by the exons ATGGGAACCGTTATCGATTCCCATTTCTTGGCCCTCACCGCCATCGTCACT GTGGCATATCAATTCTTCTTCTTTGTGATCACAGCTCTTCTGAAATTTGATAAAGTCACTGATTTTGCAG GTAGCACAAATTTCGTAATACTCGCTATCCTTACCTTGATTGTCAACGGATCATGGCACTTCCGGCAG GTGATATTGTCCCTTCTTGTAGTTATGTGGGGCCTTCGTCTGGGGATTTTTCTATTAATGAG GATACTGCAGTGGGGGGAGGATCGGCGCTTTGATGAAATGCGTGAGAATTTGGCAAAATTGGCTGTGTTTTGGATATTTCAG GCTGTATGGGTGTGGACTGTGAGTTTACCGGTGACATTTGTTAATGCAAGCAATCGAAATCCTTCCCTTCAAGCTGCGGATATTATTGGATGGATCATCTGGTCTGTAGGAATTCTTGTTGAAGCGACTGCCGACCAACAGAAATTAACATTCAAAAATTCTCCAGATAACCGGGGCAAATGGTGCGATGTTGGAGTTTGGAAGTATTCTCGCCACCCCAACTATTTTGGAGAG ATCTTTCTCTGGTGGGGAATCTTCGTAGCCGCAACACCTGTACTCAAAAATGCAGAATGGCTCGTCATCCTTGGTCCAATATTCCTCACGTTACTGCTTCTTTTCGTCAGTGGCATACCACTGCTTGAG GAGTCGGCCGACAAAAAGTATGGGAACATTCCTGCATATAGGCACTATAAAAGAAAAACGAG CCCTCTCATCTTGCTTCCTCCTGCACTGTATGGAAATATGCCGGGATGGTTCAAAACAACGTTTCTATTCGAGTTTCCTCTCTACAGTCGCGGTTTGCCCCAAGAGACCTG GTTGCTTTGCACTTGA
- the LOC130990293 gene encoding uncharacterized protein LOC130990293 isoform X3: protein MGTVIDSHFLALTAIVTVAYQFFFFVITALLKFDKVTDFAGSTNFVILAILTLIVNGSWHFRQVILSLLVVMWGLRLGIFLLMRILQWGEDRRFDEMRENLAKLAVFWIFQAVWVWTVSLPVTFVNASNRNPSLQAADIIGWIIWSVGILVEATADQQKLTFKNSPDNRGKWCDVGVWKYSRHPNYFGEIFLWWGIFVAATPVLKNAEWLVILGPIFLTLLLLFVSGIPLLEESADKKYGNIPAYRHYKRKTSPLILLPPALYGNMPGWFKTTFLFEFPLYSRGLPQET from the exons ATGGGAACCGTTATCGATTCCCATTTCTTGGCCCTCACCGCCATCGTCACT GTGGCATATCAATTCTTCTTCTTTGTGATCACAGCTCTTCTGAAATTTGATAAAGTCACTGATTTTGCAG GTAGCACAAATTTCGTAATACTCGCTATCCTTACCTTGATTGTCAACGGATCATGGCACTTCCGGCAG GTGATATTGTCCCTTCTTGTAGTTATGTGGGGCCTTCGTCTGGGGATTTTTCTATTAATGAG GATACTGCAGTGGGGGGAGGATCGGCGCTTTGATGAAATGCGTGAGAATTTGGCAAAATTGGCTGTGTTTTGGATATTTCAG GCTGTATGGGTGTGGACTGTGAGTTTACCGGTGACATTTGTTAATGCAAGCAATCGAAATCCTTCCCTTCAAGCTGCGGATATTATTGGATGGATCATCTGGTCTGTAGGAATTCTTGTTGAAGCGACTGCCGACCAACAGAAATTAACATTCAAAAATTCTCCAGATAACCGGGGCAAATGGTGCGATGTTGGAGTTTGGAAGTATTCTCGCCACCCCAACTATTTTGGAGAG ATCTTTCTCTGGTGGGGAATCTTCGTAGCCGCAACACCTGTACTCAAAAATGCAGAATGGCTCGTCATCCTTGGTCCAATATTCCTCACGTTACTGCTTCTTTTCGTCAGTGGCATACCACTGCTTGAG GAGTCGGCCGACAAAAAGTATGGGAACATTCCTGCATATAGGCACTATAAAAGAAAAACGAG CCCTCTCATCTTGCTTCCTCCTGCACTGTATGGAAATATGCCGGGATGGTTCAAAACAACGTTTCTATTCGAGTTTCCTCTCTACAGTCGCGGTTTGCCCCAAGAGACCTG A
- the LOC130990293 gene encoding uncharacterized protein LOC130990293 isoform X1 yields the protein MGTVIDSHFLALTAIVTVAYQFFFFVITALLKFDKVTDFAGSTNFVILAILTLIVNGSWHFRQVILSLLVVMWGLRLGIFLLMRILQWGEDRRFDEMRENLAKLAVFWIFQAVWVWTVSLPVTFVNASNRNPSLQAADIIGWIIWSVGILVEATADQQKLTFKNSPDNRGKWCDVGVWKYSRHPNYFGEIFLWWGIFVAATPVLKNAEWLVILGPIFLTLLLLFVSGIPLLEESADKKYGNIPAYRHYKRKTSPLILLPPALYGNMPGWFKTTFLFEFPLYSRGLPQETWSRSQLETSVHKIS from the exons ATGGGAACCGTTATCGATTCCCATTTCTTGGCCCTCACCGCCATCGTCACT GTGGCATATCAATTCTTCTTCTTTGTGATCACAGCTCTTCTGAAATTTGATAAAGTCACTGATTTTGCAG GTAGCACAAATTTCGTAATACTCGCTATCCTTACCTTGATTGTCAACGGATCATGGCACTTCCGGCAG GTGATATTGTCCCTTCTTGTAGTTATGTGGGGCCTTCGTCTGGGGATTTTTCTATTAATGAG GATACTGCAGTGGGGGGAGGATCGGCGCTTTGATGAAATGCGTGAGAATTTGGCAAAATTGGCTGTGTTTTGGATATTTCAG GCTGTATGGGTGTGGACTGTGAGTTTACCGGTGACATTTGTTAATGCAAGCAATCGAAATCCTTCCCTTCAAGCTGCGGATATTATTGGATGGATCATCTGGTCTGTAGGAATTCTTGTTGAAGCGACTGCCGACCAACAGAAATTAACATTCAAAAATTCTCCAGATAACCGGGGCAAATGGTGCGATGTTGGAGTTTGGAAGTATTCTCGCCACCCCAACTATTTTGGAGAG ATCTTTCTCTGGTGGGGAATCTTCGTAGCCGCAACACCTGTACTCAAAAATGCAGAATGGCTCGTCATCCTTGGTCCAATATTCCTCACGTTACTGCTTCTTTTCGTCAGTGGCATACCACTGCTTGAG GAGTCGGCCGACAAAAAGTATGGGAACATTCCTGCATATAGGCACTATAAAAGAAAAACGAG CCCTCTCATCTTGCTTCCTCCTGCACTGTATGGAAATATGCCGGGATGGTTCAAAACAACGTTTCTATTCGAGTTTCCTCTCTACAGTCGCGGTTTGCCCCAAGAGACCTG GAGTAGAAGTCAGCTGGAGACAAGCGTGCACAAGATTAGTTGA
- the LOC130990293 gene encoding uncharacterized protein LOC130990293 isoform X4: MWGLRLGIFLLMRILQWGEDRRFDEMRENLAKLAVFWIFQAVWVWTVSLPVTFVNASNRNPSLQAADIIGWIIWSVGILVEATADQQKLTFKNSPDNRGKWCDVGVWKYSRHPNYFGEIFLWWGIFVAATPVLKNAEWLVILGPIFLTLLLLFVSGIPLLEESADKKYGNIPAYRHYKRKTSPLILLPPALYGNMPGWFKTTFLFEFPLYSRGLPQETWSRSQLETSVHKIS; this comes from the exons ATGTGGGGCCTTCGTCTGGGGATTTTTCTATTAATGAG GATACTGCAGTGGGGGGAGGATCGGCGCTTTGATGAAATGCGTGAGAATTTGGCAAAATTGGCTGTGTTTTGGATATTTCAG GCTGTATGGGTGTGGACTGTGAGTTTACCGGTGACATTTGTTAATGCAAGCAATCGAAATCCTTCCCTTCAAGCTGCGGATATTATTGGATGGATCATCTGGTCTGTAGGAATTCTTGTTGAAGCGACTGCCGACCAACAGAAATTAACATTCAAAAATTCTCCAGATAACCGGGGCAAATGGTGCGATGTTGGAGTTTGGAAGTATTCTCGCCACCCCAACTATTTTGGAGAG ATCTTTCTCTGGTGGGGAATCTTCGTAGCCGCAACACCTGTACTCAAAAATGCAGAATGGCTCGTCATCCTTGGTCCAATATTCCTCACGTTACTGCTTCTTTTCGTCAGTGGCATACCACTGCTTGAG GAGTCGGCCGACAAAAAGTATGGGAACATTCCTGCATATAGGCACTATAAAAGAAAAACGAG CCCTCTCATCTTGCTTCCTCCTGCACTGTATGGAAATATGCCGGGATGGTTCAAAACAACGTTTCTATTCGAGTTTCCTCTCTACAGTCGCGGTTTGCCCCAAGAGACCTG GAGTAGAAGTCAGCTGGAGACAAGCGTGCACAAGATTAGTTGA
- the LOC130990292 gene encoding golgin candidate 2 encodes MAHWISSKLKAAETLLQQIDQQAAESLKKNEKQTIDDQLAVETSSKAPENRSLIKDQLKKKSPQNVLSQSIASGDKRDLNTFSRSNSDAKQNDEAGMSLNLNSKSNMSPGLTDSDWTELLSVPDKKAVSGAGVTSQGSNRVPVTRTLKKNGKKVGNSGQGLNLSVVDGRTEKVGNNGVSKSSRKSNVGSESNTSADSDEKTSIVGDATPRNSSFQSLSSRGESNQTLTPIFGTTNLGRVEGVNDIVDGEKLSLLKDSDHSSQMASISLETKLAMKAGLNGSDRLETEISATNRSKIGSRSSSSKKKVLPLPSERDSNSETDTTSSDSESETEREERRKRKQQILAEKAAAKAIEAIKERENLVARLEGEKQSLEKIFEERAIQQVQEASDLQTTMMETMDAVELEKQKHNNTRMEALARLAKLESLNADLARSFANVQKNLEVEADRIAELRHQFHMKEATQEELRREISNTHQNDDTLRASKGVEFELEMLEADYAFVTDKVERMQAQAKTLETSIETTRREIEDPSEVEIELKRRLSQLTDHLIQKQAQVETLSSEKAMLLLRIEAVSKLLDEHGPADFPSTSSRDDLQQDTWQLSNLKFRSLLKGRMQSGQQQLGSLVRQLDSLFCTGAVFLRRNSTARVWSLVYLACLHLWVVYILMSHSPVSDEGRSGAVISLENINNTGGV; translated from the exons ATGGCTCACTGGATCTCCTCGAAGCTCAAAGCCGCTGAAACCCTACTCCAACAG ATCGACCAGCAAGCTGCGGAGTcactaaaaaaaaatgaaaaacaaacaATAGATGATCAATTGGCTGTTGAAACTTCATCGAAAGCTCCTGAAAATAGATCACTGATAAAGGACCAGCTGAAGAAGAAAAGCCCACAAAATGTGCTTAGCCAAAGTATTGCTTCCGGTGACAAACGTGATTTAAATACATTTAGTAGAAGTAACAGTGATGCTAAACAGAATGATGAAGCTGGGATGTCACTGAACTTGAACTCAAAGTCAAACATGAGTCCGGGACTAACTGATAGTGATTGGACTGAGTTACTTAGTGTGCCAGATAAAAAGGCTGTATCTGGTGCAGGAGTTACATCACAAGGTAGTAATCGAGTTCCAGTGACTCGGACCCTTAAGAAGAATGGGAAGAAGGTAGGAAATTCTGGGCAAGGATTGAATCTTTCTGTGGTAGATGGCAGGACTGAAAAGGTTGGAAACAATGGAGTTTCGAAGAGTTCAAGAAAATCAAATGTTGGGTCAGAGAGTAACACTAGTGCTGATAGCGATGAGAAGACAAGTATTGTTGGGGATGCAACTCCAAGAAACTCAAGCTTTCAGTCCTTAAGCAGTAGAGGTGAATCCAACCAAACGCTGACACCTATATTTGGCACAACAAACTTGGGAAGAGTGGAGGGGGTGAATGATATCGTAGATGGGGAGAAGCTCAGTTTGTTAAAAGATTCTGACCACTCTTCTCAGATGGCTTCGATTTCTCTGGAGACGAAATTGGCTATGAAGGCGGGATTGAATGGTAGTGATAGGCTTGAAACAGAAATTAGCGCGACTAATAGATCAAAAATTGGTTCCAGAAGTTCTAGTTCTAAAAAGAAGGTGTTGCCGTTACCAAGTGAGAGAGACTCTAATTCTGAGACGGATACAACTTCATCAGATTCAGAGAGTGAAACAGAAAgggaagaaagaagaaagaggaaGCAACAGATTCTGGCAGAAAAAGCAGCTGCAAAAGCAATCGAGGCAATTAAAGAACGAGAGAACTTGGTTGCTAGATTAGAGGGGGAGAAACAGAGTTTGGAGAAAATTTTTGAAGAGCGAGCAATACAACAAGTGCAGGAG GCTTCAGATTTACAGACTACAATGATGGAGACCATGGATGCAGTTGAACTAGAGAAGCAGAAGCATAATAATACTCGTATGGAGGCCCTTGCACGATTAGCAAAACTTGAG AGTCTAAATGCTGATCTTGCAAGATCTTTTGCTAATGTACAAAAAAATCTTGAAGTTGAG GCTGATCGTATAGCTGAACTTCGTCACCAATTTCATATGAAAGAAGCTACTCAAGAAG AATTGAGAAGAGAAATATCAAATACGCACCAAAATGATGATACC CTAAGAGCTTCAAAAGGTGTTGAGTTTGAACTGGAGATGCTTGAGGCAGATTATGCTTTCGTAACTGACAAAGTAGAAAGAATGCAAGCCCAG GCCAAGACTCTAGAAACAAGCATTGAGACAACCCGAAGAGAAATAGAAGATCCTTCTGAAGTTGAAATTGAGCTCAAGCGAAGGCTTAGTCAGTTGACTGATCATTTgattcagaagcaagctcag GTGGAAACACTATCTTCCGAGAAGGCTATGCTCCTTCTTAGGATCGAG GCCGTATCAAAATTGTTGGACGAGCACGGGCCAGCTGATTTTCCGAGCACCTCATCTAGGGATGACCTGCAACAAGATACATGGCAATTGTCCAACTTGAAGTTCAGGTCTTTACTGAAAGGGAGAATGCAATCTGGTCAACAGCAGTTGGGGTCGTTGGTTCGACAACTGGACTCGCTCTTTTGCACCGGTGCCGTGTTCCTTCGTAGAAATTCGACAGCCAGAGTTTGGTCTCTTGTATACTTGGCGTGCCTTCATCTGTGGGTGGTATACATTCTAATGTCACATTCTCCGGTGTCGGACGAAGGTCGATCCGGCGCCGTCATCTCACTGGAGAATATTAATAACACAGGAGGTGTCTga